Genomic segment of Candidatus Marinarcus aquaticus:
ATTTCAAACAAGATGATGACTACTACGTTCAACTCATTTATCCTTTTGATTTATCCACGAATAAATTTATTAAAATCACGCGAAACATCAACTCTTCTCGAAAGATGCTCAGTAAAATATTTAATAACATTTTATTGCTGAGTTTGGGTGGTTTTATCATGGTTATTTTGTATGCCTTTACCGTTTCAAAAACCCTTCTTAAACCAATTTTACAAATCACTGAGAAGCTTTCAAAGATGAATGAAAACTTCTTAACTCACATCGATAAAGAGCGACTGCCTATTGAGTTTCACCCTTTAGCAAACTCCATTAATACGTTAACCAATAAAATCCAAAACTTTGTAAAGTTTAAAAAAGAGCTTTTTATTGGGGCTGCGCATGAGCTTAAAACACCATTGGCCGTAGTGAAGCTGAAAAATGAAGTGACTCTGATGAAAAAAAGAGAACCAGAGAGATATGAAGAGACGTTGAAAGTGACCATCAAGGAGATTAATGACATGAATAAAATGATCTCTTCTATTTTGGACATGGGACGAGCCGAAGGGGCACAATTTGAAAAACCCATTGAGTTGGATATTGTCAACTTCATGCAATCAAAAATGAACGACTACAAACTTTTGGCCAATCAAAAAGAGATAGGACTTCACTTTAACAGTAAAGTCAAATCCTTTATTACCATCATTCAACCCACGCTTTTAACGCATATTTTGCAAAACTTCATTCAAAATGCCATCAAGTTTACACCTAAGGGTAAACATATCCATGTAAAGCTGTATGAAAACGAAGGCACCGCAGTGGTTGAAGTGATGGATGAAGGGATTGGTATCGATGAAGCCATTGACCTATTTGCTCCTTTTAAACGAGTGGGAGGAGAAGCAGGTGCTGGATTGGGTCTGTTTTTAGCTAAAAATGCTGCGGATTCATTGGGCGCAAGTATCGATTTGAAAAATCGAAAAGATGGAGTGAAAGGGACAGTTGCTACGCTGTGTTTAGCGAGCAACCCTACGTGTAAGATTTAACCAAAGATTGCTTTGTGTTCAATCTTGGTGCAGTGGTTTTGTACCACTTTCATTCCCGCATCACACGCTTTTTGTGCTGCAGCATTGTTGACCAACCCTAACTGTGTCCAAACACAATCAATGTCTCCTCGTTCAATACACGCATCCACTACTTGAGCAATCACTTCGGGCTTTCTGAAAATATCCACCATATCCACTTTAAAAGGAATATCTTTTAGACTTCTGTAGACTTTCTCTCCTAAGATTTCATCCTCTTTGGGATAAACCGGAACAATCGTAAATCCAGCATTTTTAAGATAGCTTGCCACCATATTACTTGCTTTACTTGTATCAGGCGAGCATCCAATAATCGCAATGGTTTTGGTCTTTTCAAAGATTGCTTTAATCTCATCTTGATTTGAGTTGACTGTTGCAAATTCACATTCCATTATTCACACCTTTTTAATCGTTCTTGCATAAACTGTTTGACATCGTCATAATTTATGGTTTCAACAAAGTCTAAAAGCTTTGCACCTGAGGCATTGGGGTGTCCTCCACCCTTGGCCATTTTTTCAGCCAACACTGCCACATTGACTTTTCCATCTGCTCGAAAGGAGACATTGCCTCGTTTATTCACATCGATAAAAAAATCATACTCTTTATTGGCTTTTAAAAAGGCATTAGCAGGGATTGAAATAGAACCTAAAGTATACGTTAACAAACCTTTATGCCCTTTATACATCACCGTGAGTTCCTCTTTTTTACTCTCTAAAGAGTGCACCAAGTGTTTGGCACTGAGATTATCGATGGTATCGACTTCAGTATCGCTTAATGCCAAATAGGCTTTTTTCATAAAGTGAATGGCATCATCGAGTTTAATATGTCCATGCGGTTCATCAATAAAACGTGATGCCTCTTTTAACAGTGCAATTCTGTATGCTCTGTTTTCATTGGCAAAAAGCACACTGTTGATCTCTTGGGCACGACTGACCATTCTCATCAATACTTTTCCAAACTCAAAGTTTTTGCTCTCATGATCCAGCCAAATATCCACTGCATTAATGGCATTCACTAAAGATTCAATCCAGTTTGACTCTTTAAAAGCATCATACTCTTTCACTAAATAGTCATAGACTATTTTCGTTGCACATCGAGTTGTATCAAGATAGTACCACTCATACTTGTTGGCACACTTTTCACCCGTAGCATGATGGTCCAAAAGTTGCAGATTTATCTTTGCGCCTGCTTCATTGAGTTCATTGACTGCATTGTGTAAATCTTTTGATTCATTCATTGTCAGATTTAAATCACTGATTAAAAGTAGAACCTCTTCATCTAAATGCTCTTTGATTTTCGATAAGGTTGTTTCAATACTCAGTTTGACTTCTAAACCATAATTGGCATTCAAAAAATATCCCTCTTTGAAAA
This window contains:
- a CDS encoding sensor histidine kinase, which produces MKYSKSIYKQFYQKLIFATSLFIITLSFIFYGYTKATIYEDIKDGLLSDAKLIYKVSKESKIETANFNVITLSDVNVDIVTIDNVKDIKYTNFKQDDDYYVQLIYPFDLSTNKFIKITRNINSSRKMLSKIFNNILLLSLGGFIMVILYAFTVSKTLLKPILQITEKLSKMNENFLTHIDKERLPIEFHPLANSINTLTNKIQNFVKFKKELFIGAAHELKTPLAVVKLKNEVTLMKKREPERYEETLKVTIKEINDMNKMISSILDMGRAEGAQFEKPIELDIVNFMQSKMNDYKLLANQKEIGLHFNSKVKSFITIIQPTLLTHILQNFIQNAIKFTPKGKHIHVKLYENEGTAVVEVMDEGIGIDEAIDLFAPFKRVGGEAGAGLGLFLAKNAADSLGASIDLKNRKDGVKGTVATLCLASNPTCKI
- a CDS encoding CoA-binding protein — protein: MECEFATVNSNQDEIKAIFEKTKTIAIIGCSPDTSKASNMVASYLKNAGFTIVPVYPKEDEILGEKVYRSLKDIPFKVDMVDIFRKPEVIAQVVDACIERGDIDCVWTQLGLVNNAAAQKACDAGMKVVQNHCTKIEHKAIFG
- a CDS encoding DHH family phosphoesterase, translating into MRLFHISHTDLDGYGCQLLTQEVFKEGYFLNANYGLEVKLSIETTLSKIKEHLDEEVLLLISDLNLTMNESKDLHNAVNELNEAGAKINLQLLDHHATGEKCANKYEWYYLDTTRCATKIVYDYLVKEYDAFKESNWIESLVNAINAVDIWLDHESKNFEFGKVLMRMVSRAQEINSVLFANENRAYRIALLKEASRFIDEPHGHIKLDDAIHFMKKAYLALSDTEVDTIDNLSAKHLVHSLESKKEELTVMYKGHKGLLTYTLGSISIPANAFLKANKEYDFFIDVNKRGNVSFRADGKVNVAVLAEKMAKGGGHPNASGAKLLDFVETINYDDVKQFMQERLKRCE